The Dokdonella koreensis DS-123 genome has a segment encoding these proteins:
- a CDS encoding winged helix-turn-helix domain-containing protein, with protein sequence MTPGVFRFDDCSLHVASRELYRAGERVTVPPLVFDCLVYLIQHRDRAVGRDELVAAVWGRTSVSDAAIGKTILTVRRAIGDTGETQRLLRTVPRYGFRWIAAVETDEAVPGVGAPATGDLAHVHAAIPPAESPSAGRRDAVGVVLAVALLAAAAVAWFAAGTWQPGAPVVAVPDAVDLPAHAAAVLPAEIAAAPEDDWLRLGVMDLIATRLRDGGVATLPSDNVVRLVPTGAGREAAVTAVRRVTAEGLLIAPAARRAGPNWIVRAELVDTVGASQPVEVEADTVVAAARAVADRVLERLGKRLPAAATGEPSETELLQRIDALRLARQATAARALIDAATPAAQRSLPVRMRRAQIDLDLGNSEVARQQLEALADEVSAEADPVTQARIQRSLCIALSRLGQSEAALHACDRAITLLDGQNLPSDVARANNNRGVVHLMRESYALASQDFARARVAATLAADALLVAQIDGNLSNLHALQGRYAEVIATQQRIGERFERFGMIDEYVTSLINIGTAQITLLRPLDALETSARVMAQLPRVTHAGTRLHAYLERANALDLNGRLGELRATLERTVEEAGRDGYPAEQAIARTGLARLALAQDRPAVALTLARQALAALPSPAYNPHRAAAWRAVALSLQALDRIEEAGTETRAFVAWAATSRDDSVALFARLAEAEQAVAERHPDAARAAYADALAMAERWSVPDVLREVAGGYGRFLLAQGDLPEASSVIGRVAGYADVDFESADLQRALYHALGQDGAAAAAWAQARRLAGERPLPPAPEAAVQPVAEKSSSGNGSDTPAE encoded by the coding sequence ATGACACCCGGCGTCTTCCGTTTCGACGACTGCAGCCTTCACGTCGCTTCGCGCGAGCTCTATCGCGCGGGCGAACGTGTCACCGTTCCGCCACTCGTGTTCGACTGCCTGGTCTACCTGATCCAGCACCGCGACCGCGCAGTCGGGCGCGACGAGCTGGTGGCCGCGGTCTGGGGCAGGACCAGCGTCAGCGACGCGGCGATCGGCAAGACGATCCTGACCGTGCGCCGCGCGATCGGCGACACCGGCGAGACGCAGCGTTTGCTACGCACCGTGCCGCGCTACGGCTTTCGCTGGATCGCAGCGGTCGAGACCGACGAGGCCGTGCCCGGCGTCGGCGCGCCGGCGACCGGTGACCTGGCCCACGTGCACGCAGCCATACCCCCTGCGGAGTCGCCGTCGGCAGGCCGCCGGGATGCTGTGGGCGTCGTACTGGCGGTGGCGCTGCTGGCCGCGGCCGCGGTGGCCTGGTTCGCGGCCGGCACCTGGCAGCCTGGCGCACCGGTGGTCGCGGTGCCGGACGCGGTCGACCTGCCGGCCCATGCGGCGGCGGTGCTGCCGGCAGAGATCGCCGCGGCGCCGGAGGACGACTGGCTGCGCCTGGGCGTGATGGACTTGATCGCCACGCGCCTGCGCGATGGCGGCGTAGCGACGCTACCGAGCGACAACGTCGTGCGCCTGGTACCGACCGGTGCCGGCCGTGAAGCGGCGGTGACGGCAGTACGCCGTGTAACCGCCGAGGGTCTGTTGATCGCCCCGGCGGCACGCCGCGCCGGGCCGAACTGGATCGTGCGCGCCGAGCTGGTCGACACGGTGGGCGCATCGCAGCCGGTCGAGGTCGAGGCCGATACCGTGGTCGCCGCGGCACGCGCGGTGGCCGATCGCGTGCTGGAGCGGCTCGGAAAGCGCCTACCGGCGGCCGCCACCGGCGAGCCTTCCGAGACCGAGCTGCTGCAACGGATCGACGCGCTGCGGCTGGCGCGTCAGGCGACCGCGGCACGCGCGCTGATCGATGCCGCCACGCCAGCCGCACAGCGCAGCCTGCCGGTCCGGATGCGCCGCGCGCAGATCGACCTGGACCTCGGCAACTCCGAAGTCGCGCGCCAGCAGCTCGAAGCGCTGGCCGACGAGGTATCGGCCGAAGCCGATCCGGTCACCCAGGCGCGCATCCAGCGCAGCCTGTGCATCGCGCTCTCGCGGCTGGGCCAGTCCGAGGCCGCACTGCACGCCTGCGACCGCGCGATCACGCTGCTCGACGGCCAGAACCTGCCGAGCGACGTCGCGCGCGCGAACAACAACCGCGGCGTGGTCCACCTGATGCGCGAGTCCTACGCGTTGGCCAGCCAGGATTTCGCGCGCGCACGGGTCGCCGCGACGCTGGCCGCCGATGCGCTGCTGGTCGCGCAGATCGACGGCAACCTGAGCAACCTGCATGCGCTGCAGGGCCGCTATGCGGAAGTGATCGCGACCCAGCAGCGCATCGGCGAGCGCTTCGAGCGCTTCGGCATGATCGACGAATATGTAACGTCGCTGATCAACATCGGCACCGCGCAGATCACCTTGCTGCGGCCACTCGACGCACTGGAGACCAGTGCACGGGTCATGGCGCAGCTGCCGCGCGTGACGCATGCCGGCACCCGCCTGCATGCCTACCTGGAACGCGCCAACGCACTGGACCTCAATGGCCGCCTCGGCGAGCTGCGGGCGACCCTGGAGCGCACGGTCGAGGAAGCCGGACGCGACGGCTATCCGGCCGAGCAGGCGATCGCGCGGACCGGGCTTGCACGCCTGGCCCTGGCCCAGGACCGGCCCGCTGTGGCACTGACGCTGGCGCGTCAGGCGCTGGCGGCCCTGCCCTCGCCCGCCTACAACCCGCACCGTGCAGCCGCTTGGCGCGCCGTGGCGCTCAGCCTGCAGGCGCTGGACCGCATCGAGGAGGCGGGCACCGAGACCCGCGCGTTCGTGGCCTGGGCGGCGACCTCCCGCGACGACTCGGTGGCGCTGTTCGCACGGCTGGCCGAGGCCGAGCAGGCGGTGGCCGAGCGGCATCCGGATGCGGCGCGCGCCGCCTATGCCGACGCGCTGGCGATGGCCGAACGCTGGAGCGTGCCGGATGTGCTGCGCGAGGTCGCCGGCGGCTACGGCCGTTTCCTGCTGGCCCAGGGCGATCTGCCGGAGGCCAGCTCGGTGATCGGCCGGGTGGCCGGCTATGCGGACGTGGACTTCGAATCGGCCGACTTACAGCGGGCGCTGTACCACGCGCTCGGCCAGGACGGGGCGGCCGCCGCGGCCTGGGCGCAGGCCCGCCGACTGGCGGGCGAACGGCCGCTGCCACCGGCACCGGAGGCGGCAGTGCAACCGGTTGCAGAAAAGTCATCCTCCGGAAACGGTTCGGACACGCCCGCGGAATGA
- a CDS encoding tautomerase family protein, with the protein MPLARIDLRAGKSADYLQGISDVIYDAMTQTLNVPKDDRFQVFAEHTGATLVVDATYLGIARSADCIVIQVTLNQGRSIALKKAFYRAVAEGLHAHLGVRREDVLISLVEVPKENWSFGNGEAQYADP; encoded by the coding sequence ATGCCCCTCGCCCGTATCGACCTGCGCGCCGGCAAGAGCGCGGACTATCTGCAAGGCATCAGCGACGTCATCTACGACGCGATGACGCAGACCCTCAACGTCCCCAAGGACGACCGCTTCCAGGTGTTCGCCGAGCACACCGGCGCTACGCTGGTGGTGGACGCCACCTACCTAGGCATCGCGCGCAGCGCCGACTGCATCGTCATCCAGGTCACGCTCAACCAGGGCCGCAGCATCGCGCTCAAGAAGGCGTTCTACCGCGCCGTCGCCGAGGGCCTGCACGCGCACCTGGGCGTGCGCCGCGAGGACGTGCTGATCAGTCTGGTCGAGGTGCCGAAGGAAAACTGGTCGTTCGGCAACGGCGAGGCGCAGTACGCCGACCCGTGA
- a CDS encoding prolyl oligopeptidase family serine peptidase — MPYRPFLSAALFCAAAIPGLAAGTPVDAAVAEHAAIAAERHRAAAPPRPRTDFLLRSPLRSVALAPDGRHVAWLLDDGRTRSAWVMPTAGDAPRRLLPATEAGRLLWTRDGRWLLLVSDRALFALGVDGQPGGGLVTPLGGADERELLAVDPARPAAAIVLEHGRATPDAARRWRLLRVDLHGARTVLHEDARRLTDAAFAADGSLAYLQRVEDEHLAILRADAHGLAPVVRCERLHRCSLLPRVAADGALWMTSDLAADRAGLVRLAPDGTHQRVHADPRNEADIDTVATDPVDGRPLVAHYRGGEPAGYGVTAEAARHVAALDRQLPGRDLAITVGQARWLVGERASTLQETRWHLYDPATGALRRILDEAPRPVRSGVPAPDGWLPEAALAPKIPVAWSASDGLRLHGFLTLPPGTDPARVPLVVHPHGGPWSHTRPDYSGFVQFLANRGYAVFEPNFRGSTGYGRAYLFAARGDFGDGRVQQDIVEGTRALLARGIGDPARVGIAGASFGGYAALLGVTGSPDLFKVGIAGVPPPDFGWNLRWVARSREALALSRSIGFEAWMRLVDLDLADPATLQRLSAASPLANAARMDRPLLLFAGGEDRRVAVRGVVEYAAQLKQLGKDISLYVDPEAGHALEDPVSREAWLYLAERMLAQHLGGEEPAPPDAELRRYLDRSARLEAPGLRQP; from the coding sequence ATGCCGTACCGTCCATTCCTGTCCGCCGCGCTGTTCTGCGCGGCTGCCATCCCCGGCTTGGCCGCCGGCACGCCCGTCGACGCCGCCGTTGCCGAACACGCCGCGATCGCGGCCGAGCGCCATCGTGCAGCGGCGCCACCGCGGCCGCGCACGGACTTCCTGCTGCGCTCACCCCTGCGCAGCGTTGCGCTGGCGCCCGATGGGCGGCACGTCGCCTGGCTGCTCGACGACGGCCGCACACGCAGCGCCTGGGTGATGCCCACCGCCGGCGATGCTCCGCGGCGCCTGCTGCCGGCCACCGAGGCCGGCCGGCTCCTGTGGACGCGCGATGGCCGTTGGCTGCTGCTCGTGTCGGACCGCGCGCTGTTCGCGCTCGGCGTCGACGGCCAGCCCGGCGGCGGACTGGTGACGCCGCTCGGCGGCGCCGACGAGCGAGAGCTGCTGGCCGTCGACCCGGCCCGGCCCGCCGCCGCGATCGTGCTCGAACACGGTCGCGCGACACCGGACGCCGCGCGCCGCTGGCGCCTGCTGCGCGTGGACCTGCACGGCGCGCGCACCGTGCTGCACGAGGACGCGCGGCGCCTCACCGATGCCGCCTTCGCCGCCGACGGATCGCTCGCCTACCTGCAGCGCGTCGAGGACGAGCACCTGGCGATCCTGCGCGCGGACGCGCACGGGCTCGCGCCGGTCGTCCGCTGCGAACGACTGCACCGGTGCAGCCTGTTGCCACGCGTCGCTGCCGACGGTGCCTTGTGGATGACCAGCGACCTGGCGGCCGACCGGGCCGGGCTGGTCCGGCTCGCCCCCGACGGCACGCACCAGCGCGTGCACGCCGATCCGCGCAACGAGGCCGACATCGACACGGTCGCGACCGACCCGGTCGACGGTCGGCCGCTGGTCGCCCACTACCGCGGCGGCGAGCCGGCCGGCTACGGCGTGACCGCCGAGGCTGCCCGCCACGTCGCGGCACTCGATCGCCAGCTGCCGGGGCGCGATCTGGCGATCACGGTCGGCCAGGCACGGTGGCTGGTCGGCGAGCGCGCCAGCACGCTGCAGGAAACGCGCTGGCACCTCTACGACCCGGCGACCGGCGCGCTGCGGCGCATCCTCGACGAAGCGCCGCGCCCGGTCCGCAGCGGCGTTCCGGCGCCGGACGGCTGGTTGCCCGAAGCGGCGCTGGCACCGAAGATCCCGGTCGCCTGGTCCGCTTCCGACGGCCTGCGCCTGCACGGCTTCCTGACGCTGCCGCCGGGGACCGATCCGGCGCGCGTGCCGCTGGTCGTCCATCCGCACGGCGGACCGTGGAGCCACACGCGGCCCGACTACAGCGGCTTCGTGCAGTTCCTGGCCAACCGCGGCTATGCGGTGTTCGAGCCGAACTTCCGCGGTTCCACCGGCTACGGCCGTGCCTACCTGTTCGCCGCCCGCGGCGATTTCGGTGACGGCCGCGTCCAGCAGGACATCGTCGAGGGCACGCGGGCGCTGCTGGCGCGCGGCATCGGCGATCCCGCCCGCGTCGGCATCGCCGGTGCCTCGTTCGGCGGCTATGCGGCCCTGCTCGGCGTCACCGGATCGCCGGACCTGTTCAAGGTCGGCATCGCCGGGGTGCCGCCCCCGGACTTCGGCTGGAACCTGCGCTGGGTCGCGCGCAGCCGCGAGGCGCTGGCGCTGTCGCGCAGCATCGGCTTCGAGGCCTGGATGCGCCTCGTCGACCTGGACCTGGCCGATCCGGCCACGCTGCAGCGGCTCTCGGCCGCCTCACCACTGGCCAACGCCGCGCGCATGGACCGGCCGCTGCTGCTGTTCGCCGGCGGCGAGGACCGCCGCGTGGCGGTGCGCGGTGTCGTGGAATACGCCGCGCAGCTCAAGCAGCTCGGCAAGGACATCAGCCTCTACGTCGATCCGGAGGCCGGCCACGCGCTGGAAGACCCGGTCTCGCGCGAGGCGTGGCTGTACCTGGCCGAGCGGATGCTGGCGCAGCACCTCGGTGGGGAGGAACCCGCGCCGCCCGACGCCGAGCTGCGCCGCTATCTCGATCGCAGCGCGCGCCTGGAAGCGCCCGGCCTGCGCCAACCCTGA
- a CDS encoding ABC transporter ATP-binding protein, whose translation MSDPDYVVQTVALSKRYGRKLALDRLDLQIPRGRIHAIVGANGAGKSTLFRVLLGFLPPSAGTAHILGRDSQRLTPADRGRIGFVNEEHTLPGWVRVDAVVRMQRRLYPRWNEGAFAEVIGHYHVLPEQRVGQLSRGERAGLNLALALAQSPELLVLDEPTLGLDVVAKRAFLESLMYSSAAERCTVIYCSHQMEEIERVADNLIILERGQLKNMSTPEDFCARVTHWVADVPFKGPEPAAVPGLLQVQRLDGLYHYLVLDQDETFAEFLRSCGARSVQSMPVGLDRAVNGFLAKNHAAPAAA comes from the coding sequence ATGTCCGATCCCGACTACGTCGTCCAGACCGTCGCGCTCAGCAAGCGCTACGGCCGCAAGCTGGCGCTCGACCGCCTGGACCTGCAGATCCCGCGCGGCCGCATCCACGCGATCGTCGGCGCCAACGGTGCCGGCAAGTCCACGCTGTTCCGCGTGCTGCTCGGTTTCCTGCCGCCGAGCGCCGGCACGGCCCATATCCTCGGCCGCGACAGCCAGCGGCTGACGCCGGCGGACCGCGGGCGCATCGGCTTCGTCAACGAGGAACACACGCTGCCGGGCTGGGTCCGCGTCGATGCCGTGGTGCGCATGCAGCGGCGCCTCTACCCACGCTGGAACGAGGGTGCGTTCGCCGAGGTGATCGGGCACTACCACGTGCTGCCCGAGCAGCGCGTGGGCCAGCTCTCGCGCGGCGAGCGCGCCGGGCTCAACCTGGCGCTGGCGCTCGCACAGTCGCCGGAGCTGCTGGTGCTGGACGAGCCGACGCTGGGCCTGGACGTGGTCGCCAAGCGCGCCTTCCTCGAATCGCTGATGTATTCCAGCGCGGCCGAGCGCTGCACGGTGATCTATTGCTCGCACCAGATGGAGGAGATCGAGCGCGTCGCCGACAACCTCATCATCCTCGAGCGCGGCCAGCTCAAGAACATGTCCACGCCCGAGGACTTCTGCGCGCGCGTCACGCACTGGGTGGCCGACGTGCCGTTCAAGGGGCCCGAGCCGGCCGCCGTGCCCGGCCTGCTGCAGGTCCAGCGCCTGGACGGGCTGTACCACTACCTGGTGCTGGACCAGGACGAGACCTTCGCCGAGTTCCTGCGCAGCTGCGGCGCGCGCTCGGTGCAGAGCATGCCGGTGGGGCTGGACCGCGCGGTCAACGGCTTCCTGGCGAAGAACCACGCCGCTCCGGCCGCCGCCTGA
- a CDS encoding GntR family transcriptional regulator — protein MIQIATGDSRPIGKQIVDAVRMKIATGELESGDQLPSVRGLAQQLTVNPNTVAKAYAELTAEGWLEARQGLGLYVAPPRQRLSDAERARRLDEAIGRFLNEVVALGYPHDAVQARLLHAFRALVPRKTA, from the coding sequence ATGATCCAGATCGCCACCGGCGATTCGCGCCCGATCGGCAAGCAGATCGTCGATGCCGTGCGCATGAAGATCGCCACCGGCGAGCTGGAGTCCGGCGACCAGCTGCCGAGCGTGCGCGGCCTGGCCCAGCAGCTGACGGTCAATCCGAACACCGTCGCCAAGGCGTATGCCGAGCTGACCGCCGAAGGCTGGCTGGAGGCGCGGCAGGGCCTGGGGCTGTACGTCGCCCCGCCGCGCCAGCGCCTCAGTGACGCCGAGCGCGCGCGGCGCCTGGACGAGGCGATCGGGCGCTTCCTCAACGAGGTGGTCGCCCTCGGCTATCCGCACGACGCGGTCCAGGCCCGCCTGCTGCACGCATTCCGTGCGCTGGTGCCGCGCAAGACCGCCTGA
- a CDS encoding NAD-dependent epimerase/dehydratase family protein produces MPLDRRRFLQLGAALAGAAVLAPARALGPTLAGPTGRPLKILVLGGTRYLGPAVVEAALSRGHAVTLFNRGMTAPDLFPGVTRLRGNRYPDRDGGMTALEGGRWDLTIDLCAYYPRLVEASTRLLADRTDRYLMVSSVSVFRDLKTEGPDETAAVLPLAETFEELPDLYENDWKTYGGRKAANEAIVQRVFGARATILRPCSICGGGNNDGSGAYWAARLQRGGRVLLPGDGSDPTQLIDVRDVADFAVLAGERKLAGIYNVAGPAERLSLRDYIAAAGRVVGSRAEVIWKGDFPRAMYGLPLAPPYAAVPGFATASNAKARAAGLRFRAIEETIRSNWLDHRVRRGDAFDFAAAGIGLSADQEAALLAGAEERTAAS; encoded by the coding sequence ATGCCTCTGGATCGTCGTCGTTTTCTGCAACTGGGGGCCGCCCTCGCCGGCGCCGCCGTACTGGCACCGGCCCGGGCGCTCGGACCCACGCTGGCCGGGCCGACGGGCCGGCCGCTGAAGATCCTGGTGCTCGGCGGCACGCGCTACCTCGGGCCGGCGGTCGTCGAGGCCGCGCTGTCGCGTGGGCACGCGGTGACGCTGTTCAATCGCGGCATGACCGCGCCGGACCTGTTTCCGGGCGTGACCCGGCTGCGCGGCAACCGCTATCCCGATCGCGACGGCGGCATGACCGCGCTCGAGGGCGGCCGCTGGGACCTGACGATCGACCTGTGCGCCTACTACCCGCGGCTGGTCGAGGCGTCGACGCGGCTGCTGGCCGATCGCACCGATCGCTATCTGATGGTGTCGAGCGTCAGCGTCTTCCGCGACCTCAAGACCGAGGGCCCGGACGAGACCGCCGCGGTGCTGCCGCTGGCCGAGACCTTCGAGGAACTGCCGGATCTCTACGAGAACGACTGGAAGACCTATGGCGGACGCAAGGCCGCCAACGAGGCGATCGTGCAGCGCGTGTTCGGCGCGCGCGCGACCATCCTGCGCCCGTGCTCGATCTGCGGCGGCGGCAACAACGACGGCAGCGGCGCGTACTGGGCGGCGCGCCTGCAGCGCGGCGGGCGCGTGCTGCTGCCCGGCGACGGCAGCGACCCGACCCAGCTGATCGACGTGCGCGACGTCGCCGACTTCGCCGTGCTGGCCGGCGAACGCAAGCTCGCCGGCATCTACAACGTCGCCGGCCCGGCCGAGCGCTTGTCGCTGCGCGACTACATCGCCGCGGCCGGCCGTGTCGTCGGCAGCCGTGCCGAGGTGATCTGGAAGGGCGACTTCCCGCGCGCGATGTACGGCCTGCCGCTGGCGCCGCCGTACGCGGCGGTGCCGGGCTTCGCGACGGCCAGCAATGCCAAGGCGCGCGCGGCCGGCCTGCGCTTCCGCGCGATCGAGGAGACGATACGCAGCAACTGGCTGGACCATCGCGTGCGCCGCGGCGATGCGTTCGACTTCGCCGCGGCCGGTATCGGGCTGAGCGCGGACCAGGAAGCCGCCCTGCTCGCCGGCGCGGAGGAACGCACCGCCGCAAGCTGA
- a CDS encoding YoaK family protein, giving the protein MNASAAPLESPRRPVAEPAADARASALLAFVAGFVDTAGFVALFGLFTAHMTGNLVLIGDSLATHRADIAGKLLAFPVFLAVVGATRLYEHRAARRGRDPAVPILVAEMVVLAAFLAAGVYFAPFVAAGAPGTILVGMLGVAAMSIQNAASRSALAGHGPTTVMTGNVTQVTMDLVDLARGVEAAQAQARLRKMAPPLLGFAIGAIAGGFGVVGFGFACLACPFAALGLVVLWRRRRPG; this is encoded by the coding sequence ATGAACGCCAGCGCCGCCCCGCTCGAGTCCCCACGCCGTCCCGTTGCCGAACCGGCCGCCGACGCACGGGCGTCGGCCTTGCTGGCCTTCGTCGCCGGCTTCGTCGACACGGCCGGCTTCGTCGCGTTGTTCGGCCTGTTCACGGCGCACATGACCGGCAACCTCGTGCTGATCGGCGACAGCCTCGCCACGCACCGCGCCGACATCGCCGGCAAGCTGCTGGCGTTCCCGGTATTCCTGGCGGTGGTCGGCGCCACGCGCTTGTACGAGCACCGCGCGGCGCGGCGCGGGCGCGATCCGGCCGTGCCGATCCTGGTGGCCGAGATGGTCGTCCTTGCCGCGTTCCTCGCGGCGGGCGTGTACTTCGCGCCGTTCGTCGCGGCCGGGGCGCCCGGCACGATCCTGGTCGGCATGCTCGGCGTCGCCGCCATGTCGATCCAGAACGCCGCTTCACGCAGCGCGCTCGCCGGCCACGGACCGACGACGGTCATGACCGGCAACGTGACGCAGGTGACGATGGACCTGGTCGATCTCGCGCGCGGCGTCGAGGCGGCACAGGCGCAGGCGCGCCTGCGCAAGATGGCGCCGCCGCTGCTCGGCTTCGCGATCGGCGCGATCGCGGGCGGGTTCGGCGTGGTGGGCTTCGGCTTCGCCTGCCTGGCCTGTCCGTTCGCCGCGCTCGGTCTCGTCGTGCTGTGGCGCCGGCGCCGGCCGGGCTGA
- a CDS encoding amidohydrolase — protein MPEPADLIVHNAKVATVDPARPQAQAFAIADGRFLAVGTDSDVVALAGPATRTVDAGGRTVIPGLIDSHVHVIRGGLNYTLELRWDGVPSLADAMRLLRAQVARTPPPQWVRVVGGFSEHQFAEKRLPTLAELNAVAPDTPVFILHLYDRALLNAAALRAAGYTRDTPDPPGGRIVRGAGGEPTGLLLAQPNALLLYSALAKGPRLPYDYQLNSTRHFLRELNRLGVTSVIDAGGGFQNYPDDYRVVEDLHARGELTLRIAYNLFTQKPKEELADFTRWTAANRYRQGDDFYRLNGAGEMLVFSAADFEDFRQPRPELPPGMEGDLEAVVRLLAAHRWPWRLHATYDESIGRALDVFEKVHRDIPLDGIGWFFDHAETVSDRSLERIARLGGGVAVQHRMAYQGEYFVERYGAKAAERAPPVRRMLDRGIRLGAGTDATRVASYDPWTALHWLTSGRTVGGTRLYPPGNRLDRHTALDLMTRANTWFSGEDGVKGQIRAGQLADFAVLSEDYFSVPEDRIRQIVSLLTVVGGRIVHADGAFKSLDPPLPAPMPDWSPANFGSRYWKSDAAQAAVRAAPPATACAVHAGARAPATGLADAHGFWGALGCACWAF, from the coding sequence ATGCCCGAGCCCGCCGATCTGATCGTGCACAACGCCAAGGTCGCCACCGTCGATCCGGCCCGGCCGCAGGCGCAGGCATTCGCCATTGCCGACGGGCGGTTCCTGGCCGTCGGCACGGACTCGGACGTCGTCGCGCTGGCCGGCCCCGCGACGCGCACGGTCGACGCCGGCGGCCGCACCGTGATCCCCGGCCTGATCGACTCGCACGTGCACGTGATCCGCGGCGGGCTCAACTACACGCTGGAGCTGCGCTGGGACGGCGTGCCCTCGCTGGCCGATGCGATGCGCCTGCTGCGCGCGCAGGTCGCGCGCACGCCGCCGCCGCAGTGGGTGCGCGTGGTCGGCGGCTTCAGCGAGCACCAGTTCGCCGAGAAGCGCCTGCCGACGCTGGCCGAACTCAACGCCGTCGCGCCCGATACGCCGGTCTTCATCCTGCACCTGTACGACCGCGCGCTGCTCAACGCCGCCGCGCTGCGTGCCGCCGGCTACACGCGCGACACGCCCGATCCGCCCGGCGGCCGGATCGTCCGCGGCGCCGGCGGCGAGCCGACCGGCCTGCTGCTCGCGCAGCCCAACGCGCTGCTGCTCTATTCGGCGCTCGCCAAAGGCCCGCGGCTGCCCTACGACTACCAGCTCAACTCCACCCGCCATTTCCTGCGCGAGCTCAACCGCCTCGGCGTCACCAGCGTGATCGACGCCGGTGGCGGCTTCCAGAACTACCCGGACGACTACCGCGTCGTCGAGGACCTGCATGCGCGCGGCGAGCTGACGCTGCGCATCGCCTACAACCTGTTCACGCAGAAGCCCAAGGAAGAGCTCGCCGACTTCACGCGCTGGACCGCGGCCAACCGCTACCGCCAGGGCGACGACTTCTACCGGCTCAACGGCGCCGGCGAGATGCTGGTGTTCTCGGCCGCCGATTTCGAGGATTTCCGCCAGCCGCGGCCGGAACTGCCGCCCGGCATGGAAGGTGACCTCGAAGCGGTCGTGCGCCTGCTCGCCGCCCATCGCTGGCCGTGGCGGCTGCACGCGACCTACGACGAATCGATCGGCCGTGCGCTCGACGTGTTCGAGAAGGTCCATCGCGACATCCCGCTCGACGGCATCGGCTGGTTCTTCGACCATGCCGAGACCGTCAGCGACCGCAGCCTCGAGCGTATCGCCCGGCTCGGCGGTGGCGTCGCCGTGCAGCACCGCATGGCCTACCAGGGCGAGTACTTCGTCGAGCGCTATGGCGCCAAAGCCGCGGAGCGTGCGCCGCCGGTCCGGCGCATGCTGGACCGGGGCATCCGCCTCGGTGCCGGCACCGACGCCACGCGCGTGGCCAGCTACGACCCATGGACCGCGCTGCACTGGCTGACCAGCGGCCGCACGGTCGGCGGCACGCGCCTGTACCCGCCCGGCAACCGGCTCGACCGGCACACCGCGCTGGACCTCATGACGCGCGCCAACACCTGGTTCTCGGGCGAGGACGGCGTGAAGGGCCAGATCCGGGCCGGCCAGCTCGCCGATTTCGCCGTGCTGTCGGAGGACTACTTCAGCGTGCCGGAAGACCGCATCCGGCAGATCGTCTCGCTGCTGACCGTCGTCGGCGGACGCATCGTCCACGCCGATGGCGCGTTCAAGTCGCTCGACCCGCCGCTGCCGGCACCGATGCCGGACTGGTCGCCGGCCAATTTCGGCAGCCGCTACTGGAAGTCCGACGCGGCGCAGGCGGCGGTGCGTGCCGCGCCGCCGGCGACCGCCTGTGCCGTCCACGCCGGGGCTCGCGCGCCCGCGACCGGACTGGCCGACGCGCACGGTTTCTGGGGCGCGCTCGGCTGCGCGTGCTGGGCGTTCTGA
- a CDS encoding DUF1427 family protein — MKLYAASLAVGVLVGVIYGLLHVRSPAPPVIALIGFAGILLGEQRVPAARKWVAHAPAGIVQAGRAAPARDPARPPASAGSDEPSH, encoded by the coding sequence ATGAAGCTCTATGCGGCTTCGCTCGCGGTCGGCGTCCTGGTCGGCGTGATCTACGGCCTGCTCCACGTGCGATCCCCGGCACCGCCGGTGATCGCCCTGATCGGCTTCGCCGGCATCCTGCTCGGCGAGCAGCGGGTGCCGGCCGCGCGGAAGTGGGTCGCGCACGCGCCGGCCGGCATCGTGCAGGCCGGCCGCGCCGCGCCGGCGCGCGACCCGGCGCGGCCACCGGCGTCCGCCGGCAGTGACGAACCTTCGCACTGA